In the genome of Candidatus Ornithobacterium hominis, the window ATCCATCACACATTTACCACCTTATGTGGGTATGATGTTATCACTCGGTGTTGTATGGCTGGTCGCAGAATATATAAAGCCTTTAGAAAATTACGACTATGAAACTAAAGCTAAATTTTCGGTTCATAAAGCATTAGCTCGCATTGAGATATCAAGTATTTTATTCTTTTTAGGTATTTTATTAGCAGTTGCTGCTTTAGAAAGCCTAGGCTTACTATTCAACTTTGCTAACTGGCTTGACGTCACAATTCCAAATCAAGACGTCGTCGTATTACTCTTAGGCATTGGCTCTGCGATTATAGACAACGTGCCATTGGTGGCCGCCAGTATCGGAATGTTTAATGAACCGATGGATGCAGAGTTGTGGCATTTTATTGCCTACGCAGCAGGAACTGGAGGTAGTTTATTGATTATCGGTTCAGCCGCTGGCGTTGCAGCAATGGGCATGGAAAGAATTGACTTTTTTTGGTATCTGAAAAACATTTCTTGGTTAGCATTCGTAGGATTCATCATCGGAGCTATTTTAATTATGGCTTTCAAAACTATCGGATTATACGAGCTTAGTGAAGAAGAATTACATGCTTTTTTACAGCTTCAAAATACTTCCCCCATTAAATAATATTTACAGTTTTATGATTAGCGGATTTTCTAAGCTTTCTAAAAAAGATAAAATCAATTGGTTAGTAGATACTTTTTTACAAAACAACAGCGATGCCAAAGAAGTGCTAAAGCAGTACTGGAACAGCGATGCAGACTTGCAGCGGCTACACGATGAGTTTTCTGAAAACACGATTTCTAATTACTATTTACCCTTTGGCGTAGCCCCGAATTTCATCATCAATGGTGAAGAATTTGCTATCCCAATGGTGGTAGAAGAGAGTTCTGTAGTGGCTGCAGCGGCCAAAGCTGCAAAATACTGGGCTAATCGAGGGGGGTTCAAAACTGAGATTTTAGGTTTTACTAAATTGGGGCACGTTCACTTTACCTTTAAAGGTGATGCACAAAAACTACAAGATTTTTTTAAAGACTTAGAAAAAAAATTACGTGAAGACACGCTCACAATGACTCAAAATATGGAAAAACGTGGCGGCGGTATTCGAAATTTAAACCTAGTGAATAAAACAGATTTAATCCCTCATTATTTCCAAATCGAAGCAGAGTTTGATACTGTGGATTCAATGGGAGCGAACTTCATTAACTCTTGCCTTGAGCAATTTGCTAAAACACTAGAGCATGAGCTGAATGACAGTGATTTTTTTGCCCCAGAAGAGAAAAAATCCTTGCAAATCATCATGTGTATTCTCTCCAATTATACGCCCAACTGTATGGTGCGTGCTTGGGTGGAATGCCCCGTGACTGATTTGGTAGATAAAAATATTCCAGCAGATATTTTTGCAGAAAAATTTATTCAAGCCATTAAAATTGCAGAAATAGAGCCATACCGTGCCACAACGCATAATAAAGGAATCATGAATGGCGTGGATGCGGTAGTCATTGCAACGGGCAATGATTTCCGTGCAGTAGAGGCCTGCGCTCACACGTTTGCTTGTAGAGATGGGCGCTACAGTAGCTTGACTCATGCAGAAGTCAGCATGGGAGTTTTTAAATTTTGGCTAGACTTGCCCATCTCGCTCGGCACCGTGGGCGGATTGACAAGCCTTCATCCTTTGGTAAAGTTTGCTTTGCAGTTGTTGAAAAACCCAAGTGCGAAAGATTTAATGGGTATTGTCGCCGTCGCTGGTTTGGCTCAGAATTTTGCTGCACTACGTTCTTTGGTAACAACTGGAATTCAAAAGGGACACATGAAAATGCATTTGTATAATATTCTAAATCAGCTAGGTGCTACTGAAAAAGAAAGAGATTATTTTGCAATCTACTTTAGAGACAAAACAGTTTCTCATAGTGCCGTTGTCAATGAATTTCATCGCCTCCGTGGGAAAGAAGTTTGATTTTTCTTTTATTAATTCTAATTATTTTTAAAGCCTTAAAAAATTTTCATGCGTAGCTAGCTCTTTAATTGGTAATGATGAGCCATCGGCTATTTTGATTTACACGGTATTGATAAAGAGGCTGGCCAAATGTGGCATTATTAAGCGGCTGGCCAGTTAAGAGCATCCATTCCGCTCCATCTTCTGGGCATCTGATCTTGATTCCATCTATGACTTCTAATGTCGTATTTTTATCAGGGCAAATGTGCGGTGCATTTCGGTCATATGCATTGAAATTATTCCCAGTATTGACAATGATTAACCCACGAGACCCATTAGTTCCATCGGGGCGCAATTGCACATAGCCATTGGGCACCAAAAGCGAATTGTATGCTGGTAACCCGATATTGTATTGGGCATTGATTTGTATGCGTGGAAAGCATTGTATCTGGTTATTTTCATCTGAACAAGAGTGAAAAATGAATACAATATTAAATATCACAAAAAAAATAAGCTTTTTCATTGCATTATTTTATTTAAATTTCTTAACTCTTTTTTATTTATTTTTTACGTTTTATTTTTATTTTCCCCCTGATGTATATCTAAACTGAAAATTTGTTGCCCGATAAAAAGTTTGAAGCCCCGACATAACAAATTACATACGAGCAAAAATAGTCATTTTTGGGCAAAATTTATTTGCTCAACTCTATCAATTTAACAATTTGCCTTCAAAACCCTGAAATACAATGGATTACTAGTTTTAATGTAATATACAATTGGCGTTTAAATAAAACTTGTTCTTCAATTCTCAATAATAGAAAAAAATTAATCAATTGTAAATGACTACATGCAAATAATGTGCTGCTGAAATTATTTTTTACCTGACCAAATAAAAAAATTGAGAAATTTCAAATATAAAATTTAAACAGGCTTAAAAAATTCTCTTATATTTGTATTCTCAATCCCCACGTAATATTTTTTGCGTGTGGGATTGTATTTTTATTAAAACCAAAGATATGGCAAATATACAATATGTTACGAAAGAAGGTTTAGATAAATTGCGTGCAGAGCTTAAGCACTTGGAAAGTGTAGAGCGTCCACGCATTACTGAACAAATTGCAGATGCTCGCGACAAAGGAGATTTGTCTGAAAATGCTGAATATGATGCTGCAAAAGAGGCACAAGGATTATTGGAATCGCGTATTTCTAAATTACAAGACCAAGTAGCCAATGCTCGCATTATTGATAAATCTCAACTAGACAGCACCAAAGTTTCTATTTTGTCTACTGTTAAAATTAAAAATTTAGCGAACAATCAAGAGTTGACCTACCAGCTGGTGCCTGAAACAGAAGCTGATTTAAAAAATAATAAAATCGCAGTCAGCACACCGATTTCTAAAGGCTTATTGGGTAAAAAGGTGGGTGATAAAGCTGAAATTAAACTTCCTAACGGAAATATTCTCAATTTTGAAATTCTTGATTTAAAATTGGAAGAATAATGGCAAGTGTTTTCACCAAAATCATTCAGCGAGAGGTTCCAGGCTACATTGTGGCAGAGAATGATTTCTTTATTGCCTTTTTAGATGCGTTCCCGCTGACCCAAGGACATACTTTGGTGGTTCCTAAAAAAGAAGTAGATAAAATTTGGGATTTGGACTCAAAAACGTATGCGGGATTGATGGAGTTTGCCTATGAGGTGGCTCAAACGCTAGAAAAAACCATAAGTTGCCGACGTGTGGGAATGGCTGTCATCGGGCTTGAGGTTCCTCACGTGCACGTGCATCTTGTGCCGATGAACCAAATGAATGACATCAATTTCTCTCAAGAAAAAAAGAAATTTTCTGATGAGAAAATGAAAGAAATTCAAACTAAAATTAAAAGTCAATTTTCTAAGGCTTAATTAGAAATTTCTAAAATTATATATAATAAAAAAATGGGAAGTTTTTTGTGCTTCTCATTTTTTTTAAGGCTTAAAAAATTTCAGTATAATTATTTCTTTTCTATAAGCAAGGCTTAAAAATTTTTCTTTATTCTTCAATCTGTTTGCATCGGTGGTAGAGCACTACTTTCTATCGTTGGGTTGCTTATTTCTTTTAATTTCGCATCTTCTTCGGGGGCATCAGACTTGGTTTTATCTTTATTTTCAGGTGAATCTATCTCCTCTCCTTTCTGGTTTCTCCCATTCAAAATCCAAGTTTCTTCTATATCCCAAAAAGCTTTGACGTCAAGTTCTTCTGCATATAAATAAATCTGCTCTGGCTGAGTGTTCGTAAAAAAATCACCTGTATCCCACCGCCCATTAGCATTCTCATCCACCATCATCTTTAAGCGGTAACTTCCTGGCTTCAGCCGCTTAAACTCTACTTCATTCTCTATTGTATACTTACTTAAAATCACGTTTCCTGTTTTGTTGAGCAATTGTACCCATACTGGCACATCAGGTTTATTCTGCAAAATTACCTTTACATTGCCATAGGCTCTTTCTTTATCCACTCTCATGCCTAAATTTACTGTATCATTTGCCTGCCCAAAAAAATCGATCACGGCGCCAGGCAAAAGCTCTACTTTGTAACTTTTCTCAAATCGAATTGGAAATTTCAAATCAAATTCAAAATCATTTTTTTGCTGAATATTGTAACTTATTTTTGCTGTATCTTCTACCAAATTGATGAAAGTCGACTCTATTTGCTGTATGGGGTAATTGCTTCGGATTTTCAAATAATCTTCTGGCACAAAAACATCACTGCTGCTAGTGAGCGTTAATGCAGGCTGAACGCCATTATTGTAGCGATTGCTTCTTATGGTGTCTGACTTCTCATGATGATTTACCGCAAAAGTCAAGCGTTTATTTTTATCAGCAATTGTATCCTTCACTGGGTCAAACCAAAATTGCAACGTATCTGAGAACGGTTTATGAATGATTTTAGCTGTCTTAAATTCATGATTGATGGGTAAAATTTCTATCTCATCAGGTTGGCCACTCATTATAAAGTTGAATTTACCATAGCCATCTTGCACAACATCATTCACACGGAAGTAGGTCCGTGGGGGGAAAAGCTCTAGCGTAATTTCTTGGTTCGTATTTTTAGGATTGATTTTCCTTGGGTAAAAAGCCATGGTTTCTTCTTCTAAATCTACTCGGGTATTATTAACTTTATCTGTAAAAGCAATGAGTCTGTATTCGCTCTCTTTCAGGTGATTTAACGTGAAGTTCCCTAGCGAATCCACTTTCCCCACGTAGTAAGGTTTTTGTGAAAGGATTAAGCTATCCGTATATTTCTCGTCCCATTCGTATAGGCCGACGATGATATTTTCTGGAATTTGTTTTTGGGCTGGATCAAAAACTTGGCCTTCTATCTTGAGTGAATCAATAAAGTTCCCTGTAGAGAAAACATAATTAAAGTATTTTTTGACGTTTCCTTCATTATTGTCTACTAAAGATTTCCCGAAATGGATGTTGTAGGTCGTATTCGGTTTCAGTGAATCATTGAAAGTTATTTTCACTTTTTTATCGGCTGTCCCTTGCGGATAAAAAGTTGGTGTTGGCTCGATAGGTGGCGAAATGATAATATTTTTAATGAAATCCTTCAACAATACAAATTCATTAAATTTCAATACTATTTCCTTTAAATCCACAGGGACGTTTGTGCTCAGCGTATCTGGTGATGAAGAAATGAGCACAGGTGGTTCTATATCTTTTTCGCCTCCGCTGATGCTTCCCTTTTGGGCGCAGCTCACTACTAAAAATAAAAATATAAGGCTTAAAAAATTACGCAAGAACCTCCTCATAAGTTAAAATTTCATCTACTCTTATTCCTCTTTCCGTTTCTTTGAGCGTACAAAGCTCGTGTTGCGTATCATGCTCAAAGGCTAAAATCCAATTATTTTGTACCGCTTTTTTTAGAAATACATTTTTCTCTTCCAAAGTTAACAGCGGGCGAGTATCATACCCCATCACATAAACCAACGGTACATGCCCTGCTGTGGGAATTAAATCTGCGGCAAAGACCAATGTTTTCCCTTTATAATTGAGGATTGGAAGCATCTGCTTATCGGTGTGGCCATCGACTATGATAACATCAAAGCCCAATTCTGTCGATTTGCGATACGCTGACTGATTGGTCGGGATGAAGTTAAGTTGCCCTTCTTCTTGAATAGGCAAAATATTCTCTTTCAGAAAAGAAGCTTTTTCTCTTGCATTAGGTTTTATTGCCCAATTCCAGTGAGCTTTGTTAGACCAAAATTGAGCATTTTTGAAAGCTGATTCAAAGCCTTCACCTCTATTTTTTCGTTGAATGGCTCCGCCACAGTGGTCAAAATGAAGATGGGTAAAAAAAACATCAGTTATATCATTACGATGAAAACCAACATTTTCCAATGATTTATCTAAATTAAAATCACCCCATAAATGATAGTAACCAAAAAACTTTTCTGATTGCTTATTGCCCATTCCCGCATCGATTAAAATTAGCTTTTCGCCATCTTCTATCAGCCAAGAGCGCGTGGCAATGTCTACCATATTATTGGCATCGGCAGGATTCGTTTTTTGCCAAATGCTTTTGGGTACTACACCAAACATGGCGCCTCCATCTAGTTTAAAGTTTCCGCACTCAATCGGGTAAATTTTCATAGTGATTTTTTAAGGCTTAATTTTTTTATTTAAATAAGCTTTTAAAAATACAAATTAAATTTTAAAGTTCATTTTCAAAAAACTCACTATCTCGTTCTATCATTAAGATGGCATTGTGTGGGACGATAAAGTATTTTTCTTCTCGGTAAACAATTTTATGGGTTGCGTTTTGCAAAAATAAAACGGTGTCGTTCTCTTGAGCTTGGAGCGGAATGTATCGTGTCTTTTGACTCTCAGGCTTCCAATCTTCCTCGGGTTCTATAGAGGGAATTGCATAGCCAGGTCCCACGGCAATCACGTAGCCTTTTAATATTTTTTCGTTTTCTTTGACTCCAGGCGGAAGGTATAAACCTGATTTGGTCTTCTCTGGGCTTTCAGCAGGTTTTACCAATACGCGATCTCCTACCATGATGAGGTTTTTGACTTTAGGCTCCATTCTGCAAATTTATGATTTTAGTCAATAGTGATTGTTTTTTTATCAGGAGATTTTTTTTAAGGCTTATAAAATTTAGTTATAAAATTTTAATTACTCAAAATTTTTATCGGCAATAAGTTGTTTTAATTCATATATAATCAGTTAGGTCACTTCAATTCATTATCAATGCTTCTAGTGTTTGGATATTTATGAATGATAAAGTGTTCACCATTTATTAGCAACCAAATATCATGAATTACTCTTCTTCTGACTTTTTACCAGCGAAATAGCTATTAACTAGCTCATCTGAGACTCCTGTATTGCTATAGCCGCCATCGTTGTAGATGTTTTGCAGGGTCATTTTCTTTGTATAGTCGCTAAACATCATCACGCAAAGTGAAGCACAATCTTCTGCCGTTGCGTTCCCCAATGGTGAAACATCGTCTGCAATTTCTAAAAATCCACCAAAACCTTTTACGCCCTTTCCAGCTGTCGTAGGTGTAGGAGACTGAGAAATAGTATTCACACGTACTTTCTTTTCTTTGCCCCAATAGTAGCCAAAGTTTCTGGCAATACTCTCTAGGTAAGCTTTATTATCAGCCATATCGTTATAACCTGGGTAAACACGCTGTGCTGCAATGTAAGATAAAGCTAAAATACTCCCCCATGGGTTCATACAATCTTTGTCCCAAGCCGTTTTCATAACTTTGTGAAAAGAAACGGCAGAGATATCCCAACCTTTCTGAGTCCAATCGTAGTTCATGTCGGTATAGTGTTGCCCTTTTCTGACGTTGATACTCATACCGATAGAGTGGAGAATAAAATCTAGTTTTCCAAATTTTTCTATTGCTACGTTGAATAAATTATCTAAATCCTCTAGACTGGTTGCATCTGCAGGTACTACTTCGCTATTGGTCTGTTCTGCTAACTTTTGAATTTCACCATAACGCATCGCAACTGGTGCATTCGTCAAGATAAATTCTGCGCCTTCTTCGTGACTTTTTACAGCTGTTTTCCAAGCAATTGAATTCTCATCTAATGCTCCGAAAATGATGCCTTTTTTACCAGATAATATCCCACTCATGAATTTTTGTTTTAGTATAATTATTTACAAATGTAATTATTTCTTTTTTTATTTATGTGATTGATGCCTTTTTCCAAGATTTAATTTTTTGATTTAAATCTGGGTGTGTGAACTGATGAGAGATAATTTCCAAAGCCTCTGCTTGAAACAACGAGAGCCCATTTATGTGCAACGGAATCACCGCCCAAAAGTCTAAGTCTAACAAGAAAAAATCATTGCTTTTTTTGATAATAACAGCTTCTCTAAACAACGGCTTGAAGTTAGATTTATAGCGTACTATATCGCCCTCATAAATTCGACGATTCATTTTGTCTAAACTTGAGGTTGCTTCATCAATTTCATCAAACCCTTGTTCTCCTGCACGCCAAAACAGCAAGTATTTCCCCGTAAAAGAAACCCCCGTTGATTTTTCTTGCGCATAAGCTACAATTTGGTTTCCTCTTCTTAATCGAAAGTTCTTGTATTGTTTTTTCAAATCAGACACAAAAAAAATATATACTTTTTTTAAGAGCTTTTTTCAATTATCATCTTGTTTTTTTAAGCCTTTTAAAATTTAATAGATTAAATCATCATAACTTCATCTAGATTACAGTCTTATAATTCTAAAAATCAATCATTAACAGCAATTATTTTTTAAGCCTTTAAAAATCTTTCTTAGCAGATTTAATTTTAATCCAAATCACTGGAATTACAACCCAAATCAATAACGTAGCCAACGATAGGATTAAGCCTTTTGATGTGCCAAAAAAGCTTTTGAACACGGCTCCTGTGTAGCCCAAAAGTGCTGTGATATCTAATTGCAATAAGACTAAAATCCTGCATAAATCTATGGGATTGAGCATGGTTGCAGATAAAGTTATGCTTTCTAGTGGGTAATCTTTGAAGACGACTAATGAGAGTAAAAAGATTCCGTCGTAAATTACAGACATCAATAGCCAAAGTATAATTGCATAGCCAAATCCTTTAATTTTATTTTCGTTATAAAGTGCTATTAAATAAGCAAATGCGGTAAAAATCAAAGTCAGGAAACTCCCAGAGATCAATAGCAAAATGAAGTTCATGATTTCAGACGAGTCTACCAATCCGTAAATTAAAAATGGAATACCTAATCCTAAAACTAAACTGATGGTAAGTGACAAGCTTAATCCGAAATATTGGCCTAGAAATATGTTGGAACGCTTGATGGGCTGTGCTAATAGTAATTCTATAAATTCCCGAGAATCATAATAATACATCACACCAAAAATGGTGGAAATCAACGGAACAAGCATGATGATAACATTCATAATCGTGATGATTCCACTAGATAAATCATTGTTCAAAAACAATAATAAAAAACCCAAAGCTAAATAAAAAACAAAGTAAACATAGCTCCAACGGCTACGCATCAGGTCGTAAAAACTGTATTTCAATACTTTCAGCATATATTTTCTATGTTTAAATTTCGTTGTTTTCTTGAGTTATTAAATGTGCAATGGCGTTTTCTAAGCTATGTTGCTGTGTTTTGGCCAACAAAGCAGGAATTTCACCTTTGAAATAAATCACGCCTTCCAATAAGAATATCACATCATCTGCCATTTCTTCTACAAAACCAATGATGTGCGATGTCATCAAAATTAATTTGTTTTTAGTCTTTTCTCTCAGGATTAATTTCTTCAAATTCACCATTGCAACAGGGTCTAATCCGCTGGTAGGTTCATCTAAAATAATGATCGGTGAATCAAACATAAAAGTTAAAACCAAATTTACTTTTTGTTTTGTCCCGCCCGAAAGATTGTTTAATTTTTTATTCAAATAAGGTTGGAGTTTGAATAAATCAATCAATTCTGTAGCATCGGCTTGTACATTACGAATATTCTGAATCATTTTGAATAATTCTTTCACCTTCAGATTAGACGGGAAATTGGCAATTTGTGGTAAATAGTCAATATTTTTTCTATAATCTGCCGAATTTTTGATGGTTCCGCCATCAATATAAATCGCTCCGTTATCTATGCGTACCATGCCCAAAATAGACTTTATCATGGTTGTCTTTCCTGAGCCGTTGGGTCCTAAAATGGCGTAAACTTTCCCTGGATTTACCTCGAAATCAACGCCTTTCAGGACTTTATGCCTTTTAAATTCCTTATGTATATTTTCTACTTTTATCATTATTTGTAGGGTATCATTTTCGGTTGTGAATCAACTAAATTATCTGGGGTAAAAACAGGCGAAACTTTCTCTGAAAAATTGATAATATCGATGAATAAACTCCTGAGAAGTATGATGGCTTCTGGTGTTTCGTTCACCAAATAAGAGAAAAGTTTTACTGGG includes:
- the greA gene encoding transcription elongation factor GreA, translated to MANIQYVTKEGLDKLRAELKHLESVERPRITEQIADARDKGDLSENAEYDAAKEAQGLLESRISKLQDQVANARIIDKSQLDSTKVSILSTVKIKNLANNQELTYQLVPETEADLKNNKIAVSTPISKGLLGKKVGDKAEIKLPNGNILNFEILDLKLEE
- a CDS encoding hydroxymethylglutaryl-CoA reductase, with amino-acid sequence MISGFSKLSKKDKINWLVDTFLQNNSDAKEVLKQYWNSDADLQRLHDEFSENTISNYYLPFGVAPNFIINGEEFAIPMVVEESSVVAAAAKAAKYWANRGGFKTEILGFTKLGHVHFTFKGDAQKLQDFFKDLEKKLREDTLTMTQNMEKRGGGIRNLNLVNKTDLIPHYFQIEAEFDTVDSMGANFINSCLEQFAKTLEHELNDSDFFAPEEKKSLQIIMCILSNYTPNCMVRAWVECPVTDLVDKNIPADIFAEKFIQAIKIAEIEPYRATTHNKGIMNGVDAVVIATGNDFRAVEACAHTFACRDGRYSSLTHAEVSMGVFKFWLDLPISLGTVGGLTSLHPLVKFALQLLKNPSAKDLMGIVAVAGLAQNFAALRSLVTTGIQKGHMKMHLYNILNQLGATEKERDYFAIYFRDKTVSHSAVVNEFHRLRGKEV
- a CDS encoding HIT family protein — its product is MASVFTKIIQREVPGYIVAENDFFIAFLDAFPLTQGHTLVVPKKEVDKIWDLDSKTYAGLMEFAYEVAQTLEKTISCRRVGMAVIGLEVPHVHVHLVPMNQMNDINFSQEKKKFSDEKMKEIQTKIKSQFSKA
- a CDS encoding ABC transporter ATP-binding protein, which codes for MIKVENIHKEFKRHKVLKGVDFEVNPGKVYAILGPNGSGKTTMIKSILGMVRIDNGAIYIDGGTIKNSADYRKNIDYLPQIANFPSNLKVKELFKMIQNIRNVQADATELIDLFKLQPYLNKKLNNLSGGTKQKVNLVLTFMFDSPIIILDEPTSGLDPVAMVNLKKLILREKTKNKLILMTSHIIGFVEEMADDVIFLLEGVIYFKGEIPALLAKTQQHSLENAIAHLITQENNEI
- a CDS encoding ABC transporter permease; this encodes MLKVLKYSFYDLMRSRWSYVYFVFYLALGFLLLFLNNDLSSGIITIMNVIIMLVPLISTIFGVMYYYDSREFIELLLAQPIKRSNIFLGQYFGLSLSLTISLVLGLGIPFLIYGLVDSSEIMNFILLLISGSFLTLIFTAFAYLIALYNENKIKGFGYAIILWLLMSVIYDGIFLLSLVVFKDYPLESITLSATMLNPIDLCRILVLLQLDITALLGYTGAVFKSFFGTSKGLILSLATLLIWVVIPVIWIKIKSAKKDF
- a CDS encoding enoyl-ACP reductase FabI; the protein is MSGILSGKKGIIFGALDENSIAWKTAVKSHEEGAEFILTNAPVAMRYGEIQKLAEQTNSEVVPADATSLEDLDNLFNVAIEKFGKLDFILHSIGMSINVRKGQHYTDMNYDWTQKGWDISAVSFHKVMKTAWDKDCMNPWGSILALSYIAAQRVYPGYNDMADNKAYLESIARNFGYYWGKEKKVRVNTISQSPTPTTAGKGVKGFGGFLEIADDVSPLGNATAEDCASLCVMMFSDYTKKMTLQNIYNDGGYSNTGVSDELVNSYFAGKKSEEE
- a CDS encoding Ig-like domain-containing protein codes for the protein MRRFLRNFLSLIFLFLVVSCAQKGSISGGEKDIEPPVLISSSPDTLSTNVPVDLKEIVLKFNEFVLLKDFIKNIIISPPIEPTPTFYPQGTADKKVKITFNDSLKPNTTYNIHFGKSLVDNNEGNVKKYFNYVFSTGNFIDSLKIEGQVFDPAQKQIPENIIVGLYEWDEKYTDSLILSQKPYYVGKVDSLGNFTLNHLKESEYRLIAFTDKVNNTRVDLEEETMAFYPRKINPKNTNQEITLELFPPRTYFRVNDVVQDGYGKFNFIMSGQPDEIEILPINHEFKTAKIIHKPFSDTLQFWFDPVKDTIADKNKRLTFAVNHHEKSDTIRSNRYNNGVQPALTLTSSSDVFVPEDYLKIRSNYPIQQIESTFINLVEDTAKISYNIQQKNDFEFDLKFPIRFEKSYKVELLPGAVIDFFGQANDTVNLGMRVDKERAYGNVKVILQNKPDVPVWVQLLNKTGNVILSKYTIENEVEFKRLKPGSYRLKMMVDENANGRWDTGDFFTNTQPEQIYLYAEELDVKAFWDIEETWILNGRNQKGEEIDSPENKDKTKSDAPEEDAKLKEISNPTIESSALPPMQTD
- a CDS encoding co-chaperone GroES encodes the protein MEPKVKNLIMVGDRVLVKPAESPEKTKSGLYLPPGVKENEKILKGYVIAVGPGYAIPSIEPEEDWKPESQKTRYIPLQAQENDTVLFLQNATHKIVYREEKYFIVPHNAILMIERDSEFFENEL
- a CDS encoding MBL fold metallo-hydrolase, yielding MKIYPIECGNFKLDGGAMFGVVPKSIWQKTNPADANNMVDIATRSWLIEDGEKLILIDAGMGNKQSEKFFGYYHLWGDFNLDKSLENVGFHRNDITDVFFTHLHFDHCGGAIQRKNRGEGFESAFKNAQFWSNKAHWNWAIKPNAREKASFLKENILPIQEEGQLNFIPTNQSAYRKSTELGFDVIIVDGHTDKQMLPILNYKGKTLVFAADLIPTAGHVPLVYVMGYDTRPLLTLEEKNVFLKKAVQNNWILAFEHDTQHELCTLKETERGIRVDEILTYEEVLA